A single genomic interval of Amblyomma americanum isolate KBUSLIRL-KWMA chromosome 11, ASM5285725v1, whole genome shotgun sequence harbors:
- the LOC144110300 gene encoding uncharacterized protein LOC144110300, with product MAIATDSKKHLLKGFRDHLDGRFTQFLDELPSGVPACSLCSVVPSEQYTLSCKHVYCSPCFLETVRRNATNLWCPLDGKNFRTRKAPSPTCTDVDLLSGLPVHCWNKDNGCTFTGELERMITHYRDCTFYKVCCGLCSCTYIRSDLAHHVKTAHAKSTKARASNKLKKHEVAAVCSGKTSVPDEQGVVAGEFVEPMEEYGAKQPSPQATLVSDGHLQEIVRAVASRTASEAAEDVAQWNEALFRSILGGINQINERLDNLAETVHITYPREPPPIITLGTPPVCPLKQELQTEYAWTVTPYSKLRVGIHYVESLPFKIAPGHKVQLTLCTDGITLLELSVSVKIHRGDDDFRRELPWTFLRTCRFTLFDKSGKAADVTSLFSADDLFSRAVTTVDNLVSGWLIISKMGRGIFERDYVKDDSFTIGFSTETTPE from the coding sequence ATGGCCATCGCTACAGATTCCAAAAAGCACCTGCTGAAGGGCTTCAGAGACCACCTCGATGGGCGGTTCACACAGTTTCTCGACGAGCTACCTTCCGGTGTTCCCGCCTGTTCTCTGTGCTCGGTTGTGCCGTCAGAGCAGTACACACTCAGCTGCAAGCACGTCTATTGCAGCCCCTGCTTCCTCGAGACTGTGAGAAGGAACGCCACAAACCTTTGGTGCCCGCTCGACGGAAAGAACTTCCGTACGCGGAAGGCGCCCTCACCGACCTGCACCGACGTTGACCTACTGTCCGGACTGCCAGTGCACTGCTGGAACAAGGACAACGGGTGCACGTTCACGGGTGAACTGGAACGCATGATTACCCACTACCGAGACTGCACCTTCTACAAGGTGTGCTGCGGCCTCTGCTCGTGCACGTACATACGGTCGGACCTCGCCCATCACGTGAAAACGGCTCACGCGAAGAGCACGAAGGCCAGGGCCTCGAACAAGCTGAAGAAACACGAAGTGGCTGCCGTGTGTTCGGGCAAGACCAGCGTCCCAGACGAACAGGGAGTCGTGGCCGGTGAGTTCGTCGAGCCGATGGAAGAGTACGGCGCAAAGCAACCATCGCCTCAAGCCACGCTCGTGTCGGACGGACACCTGCAGGAGATCGTTCGGGCCGTCGCATCCAGGACCGCCTCCGAAGCTGCCGAAGACGTTGCGCAGTGGAACGAAGCCCTGTTCCGAAGCATCCTTGGTGGAATAAACCAAATCAACGAGCGCCTGGACAACCTCGCAGAGACAGTGCACATCACCTACCCAAGGGAACCGCCACCCATTatcaccttgggaacacctcccgTGTGCCCGTTGAAGCAGGAGCTCCAGACGGAATACGCCTGGACGGTAACCCCATATAGTAAGCTTCGAGTTGGCATCCACTACGTCGAGAGCCTGCCGTTCAAGATTGCGCCAGGTCACAAGGTGCAGCTCACCCTTTGCACTGATGGAATCACGCTATTGGAACTGAGCGTGTCGGTGAAGATCCACCGTGGCGACGACGATTTTAGGAGAGAGCTGCCCTGGACGTTCCTGAGGACGTGTCGGTTCACGCTCTTCGACAAGTCTGGAAAAGCTGCCGATGTGACGAGCTTATTCTCCGCAGATGACCTCTTCAGTCGCGCTGTCACAACCGTCGACAACCTTGTTTCAGGCTGGCTGATCATCAGCAAGATGGGAAGAGGTATATTTGAGCGTGACTATGTCAAGGACGACTCGTTCACAATTGGTTTCTCAACGGAAACCACGCCAGAATGA